One stretch of Deltaproteobacteria bacterium DNA includes these proteins:
- a CDS encoding class I SAM-dependent methyltransferase, which translates to MNRDEWNARYASADLVWGAGPNPFVAAELASLPP; encoded by the coding sequence GTGAACCGCGACGAGTGGAACGCCCGCTACGCGTCCGCCGATCTGGTCTGGGGCGCCGGGCCCAACCCGTTCGTCGCGGCCGAACTCGCGTCGCTGCCACC